From Daphnia pulicaria isolate SC F1-1A chromosome 4, SC_F0-13Bv2, whole genome shotgun sequence, one genomic window encodes:
- the LOC124337539 gene encoding NADH dehydrogenase [ubiquinone] iron-sulfur protein 3, mitochondrial-like, with the protein MIYPGLAKIAKQMAASGRIIRGISSLIYRKGTGSNNNLFNKLSASSTTFFRNQTTDTTPTIRKNDAVSTSSLMDFGLYVAECMPKYVQKVQIVTGNELEVLIAPDGIVPVLQFLKDHHQCQFASLADIGAMDVPSRENRFEVIYNLLSLRFNSRIRVKSYTDELTPVDSSYEVFKAADWYEREVWDMYGVFFANHPDLRRILTDYGFEGHPFRKDFPLTGYVEVRYDDEAKRVVVEPVELAQEFRKFDLSSPWETFPNFRAVSAGTEEDKTKAT; encoded by the exons ATGATTTATCCTGGTCTAGCCAAAATAGCAAAACAAATGGCGGCTTCTGGACGTATTATTCGAGGAATTTCTTCCTTAATTTATcgaaaag GGACGGGATCTAACAACAATTTATTCAATAAATTATCAGCGTCATCCACAACTTTTTTCCGGAATCAAACTACGGATACTACGC CCACCATAAGGAAAAATGATGCTGTTTCCACCTCCAGCCTTATGGACTTTGGTTTATATGTGGCAGAGTGTATGCCAAAGTATGTGCAGAAAGTGCAGATTGTAACCGGAAATGAATTAGAGGTTCTAATTGCACCTGATGGAATAGTCCCTGTTCTACAATTCTTGAAAGACCATCATCAATGTCAGTTTGCTAGTTTGGCCGATATTGGGGCCATGGATGTTCCTTCAAGGGAAAATAGATTTGAG GTCATCTATAATCTCCTCTCACTACGATTCAACTCACGGATACGAGTCAAGAGTTACACAGATGAATTGACTCCGGTCGATTCTTCCTATGAAGTTTTTAAAGCTGCTGACTG GTATGAAAGAGAAGTTTGGGACATGTATGGGGTATTCTTTGCGAACCATCCTGATTTACGACGAATTTTGACTGATTACGGATTTGAAGGCCATCCATTTCGAAAGGATTTCCCCCTCACTGGATATGTTGAA GTACGTTACGATGATGAAGCGAaacgtgttgttgttgagccAGTAGAGTTGGCACAAGAATTTAGGAAATTCGACCTTTCAAGTCCGTGGGAGACGTTTCCTAATTTTCGGGCAGTTTCTGCTGGAACGGAAGAGGATAAAACTAAAGCCACGTAA
- the LOC124337540 gene encoding uncharacterized protein LOC124337540, translated as MNNARKIGLDTCKEKLPSLISVSQLEMLEGITVELSNEDAYFYRIKWKLEPCPKHFAKVINYCRLACTEDGVKYLKNKTKLSNIKKKLSSSPVEMIQLLASEIDSFRKKKR; from the exons ATGAATAATGCAAGGAAAATTGGACTTGATACTTGCAAGGAAAAGCTTCCTTCTCTAATTTCTGTTTCTCAGCTTGAAATGTTGGAAGGTATCACTGTTGAACTGAGCAATGAGGATGCTTATTTTTATCGGATCAAATGGAAGCTTGAACCTTGTCCAAAACATTTCGCGAAAGTGATTAATTATTGTCGCCTCGCATGTACTGAAGATG GTGTCAAATATCTGAAGAATAAGACTAAACTGTCaaatatcaagaaaaaattaagtagTTCTCCTGTAGAAATGATTCAACTTTTGGCCAGTGAAATCGACAgcttcagaaagaaaaaaagatga